From the Rhodoferax mekongensis genome, one window contains:
- a CDS encoding substrate-binding periplasmic protein codes for METCGVAMKWRRDGMSYWTRWCPVWAMLMCGALQAGAMAATCNKSVRWYDDGAYSYRGADGQPTGFYVELVREALRRMDCAAQWQEMPWARGLVELEAGKLDILPGARKTPEREKFAYFSRPVNRSPNVLFMSKAASQRFAFTRLADMVGTDFRLGIQLGVAYGAEYDELIKNPDFLARTQPLTSRRSAWGLLQMGRLDGLISDEVSAWVELQNLGLSNAVVKTRVVTSDDPGLLALSRLSNTPEFVATLDRTLQAMMNDGSYKRIRERFVPCVTSAETQACR; via the coding sequence ATGGAAACATGCGGGGTGGCCATGAAGTGGAGGCGGGATGGCATGAGCTACTGGACGAGATGGTGCCCTGTGTGGGCAATGCTGATGTGCGGAGCTTTGCAGGCGGGTGCCATGGCAGCTACCTGCAACAAGTCCGTCCGCTGGTATGACGACGGTGCTTACTCCTATCGCGGTGCCGACGGGCAGCCTACCGGCTTCTATGTGGAGTTGGTGCGCGAGGCACTGCGTCGCATGGATTGCGCTGCACAGTGGCAGGAGATGCCCTGGGCGCGCGGCCTGGTGGAGCTGGAGGCCGGCAAACTGGATATCCTGCCCGGCGCCCGCAAAACGCCGGAGCGTGAGAAGTTTGCGTATTTCTCCAGACCGGTCAACCGCTCTCCCAATGTGCTGTTCATGAGCAAGGCGGCGAGCCAGCGCTTTGCCTTCACCCGCCTGGCGGACATGGTGGGCACGGACTTCAGATTGGGCATCCAGCTTGGCGTGGCGTACGGGGCCGAATATGACGAACTCATCAAGAACCCGGACTTTCTTGCCCGCACGCAGCCACTGACCTCCCGCCGCAGTGCCTGGGGCCTGCTGCAAATGGGGCGTCTGGACGGGCTGATTTCTGACGAGGTCAGTGCCTGGGTGGAGTTGCAGAACCTGGGGCTGAGCAACGCCGTGGTCAAGACGCGTGTGGTGACTTCGGATGACCCCGGACTGCTCGCTTTGAGCCGACTGAGCAACACGCCGGAGTTTGTGGCGACCTTGGACCGAACGTTGCAGGCCATGATGAACGACGGCAGCTACAAGCGTATCCGGGAGCGATTTGTGCCTTGCGTGACGTCTGCGGAAACGCAGGCGTGCCGCTGA
- the recG gene encoding ATP-dependent DNA helicase RecG yields the protein MPDAKPKTELQKALEKLGLRRDIDLALHLPLRYEDETRIVKLIDVRDSTPVQIEATVTHQEVTYRPRRQLIVTVDDGTDTCTLRFFSFYGSQQKALAVGNKVRVRGEVKGGFLGRTMLHPTFKAAGGDLPTALTPVYPTVAGLPQAYLRKAVLSGLARADLSDTFAPGDLEWLQHRSPQKGQKPLWTLRDALQFLHHPTPDVSIDTLMDHSHPAWQRLKAEELLAQQISQLQSRRERASLKAPQLQAEEGGTLHARLLAALPFGLTNAQQRVGEEIARDMARRIPMHRLLQGDVGAGKTVVAALAAAICMDAGWQCALMAPTEILAEQHFRKLLGWLEPLGITTAWLTGTQKAKERRAMLALIESGEAQLVVGTHAIIQDKVKFKNLALAIIDEQHRFGVAQRLALRNKLHHEDMEPHLLMMTATPIPRTLAMSYYADLDVSTLDELPPGRTPIVTKVVNDARRDEVIERIRAQISQGRQVYWVCPLIEESEALDLTNATQTHADLAEALQGATRADGQPVLIGLLHSRMHVDDKKAVMGAFTAGLMSVLVSTTVIEVGVDVPNASLMVIEHAERFGLSQLHQLRGRVGRGAAASACVLLYSTGDAPRLGEAARERLKAMAETNDGFEIARRDLEIRGPGEFLGARQSGEAMLRFADLATDTELLDWAKVEAPMLLDTYPHLAAKHVARWLGGKAEFLKA from the coding sequence ATGCCTGACGCCAAGCCCAAAACCGAGTTGCAAAAAGCCCTCGAAAAGCTGGGACTGCGCCGGGACATCGACCTGGCTTTGCACCTGCCGCTGCGCTACGAGGATGAAACCCGCATCGTCAAGCTCATCGACGTGCGCGATAGCACTCCGGTCCAGATTGAAGCCACGGTCACCCACCAGGAAGTGACCTACCGGCCGCGCCGCCAGCTCATCGTGACCGTGGACGACGGCACCGACACCTGCACCCTGCGTTTCTTCAGCTTCTATGGCTCGCAGCAAAAGGCGCTCGCGGTAGGCAACAAGGTGCGGGTGCGCGGAGAGGTCAAAGGCGGGTTTCTGGGGCGCACCATGCTGCACCCGACTTTCAAAGCCGCCGGGGGTGATCTGCCGACCGCGCTCACACCGGTCTACCCCACGGTGGCAGGCCTGCCCCAGGCTTACTTGCGCAAGGCGGTGCTCTCCGGCCTGGCGCGCGCCGATTTGAGCGATACCTTTGCGCCCGGCGATCTGGAATGGTTGCAACACCGCTCGCCTCAAAAAGGTCAAAAGCCCTTGTGGACATTGCGTGATGCGCTACAGTTTTTGCACCACCCCACGCCGGATGTCTCCATCGATACCCTGATGGACCACAGTCACCCGGCCTGGCAACGGCTCAAGGCCGAAGAATTGTTGGCCCAGCAAATCAGCCAGTTGCAAAGCCGGCGTGAACGCGCCAGCCTCAAGGCTCCTCAGCTCCAAGCGGAGGAAGGCGGCACTTTGCATGCACGGCTGCTGGCAGCGCTGCCTTTTGGCCTCACGAATGCGCAGCAACGCGTGGGTGAAGAGATTGCCAGGGACATGGCGCGCCGCATTCCCATGCACCGTTTGCTGCAAGGTGACGTAGGCGCCGGCAAGACCGTGGTGGCAGCGTTGGCTGCCGCCATTTGCATGGATGCGGGCTGGCAGTGCGCCCTGATGGCGCCCACCGAGATATTGGCGGAACAACACTTCCGCAAGCTGCTGGGCTGGCTGGAGCCCTTGGGCATTACCACCGCCTGGCTCACCGGTACCCAAAAGGCCAAGGAGCGGCGGGCCATGCTGGCTTTGATCGAGAGTGGTGAGGCGCAGCTCGTGGTGGGCACCCACGCCATCATCCAGGACAAGGTGAAGTTCAAGAACCTGGCCCTGGCCATCATCGATGAGCAGCACCGCTTCGGCGTGGCGCAACGCTTGGCCCTGCGCAACAAATTGCACCACGAGGATATGGAGCCGCATTTGCTCATGATGACGGCGACGCCTATCCCGCGCACGCTGGCGATGAGCTACTACGCAGACCTCGACGTATCCACCCTGGACGAGCTGCCCCCCGGGCGCACACCCATCGTCACCAAAGTGGTCAACGACGCGCGGCGTGACGAAGTGATTGAGCGCATCCGCGCCCAGATCAGCCAAGGCCGGCAGGTCTATTGGGTCTGCCCGCTGATTGAAGAGAGCGAGGCCCTGGACCTGACTAATGCCACGCAGACCCATGCCGACTTGGCGGAAGCTCTGCAAGGCGCCACCCGCGCAGACGGTCAGCCGGTGCTGATCGGGCTGCTGCACTCGCGCATGCATGTGGATGACAAAAAGGCCGTCATGGGCGCGTTCACCGCGGGGCTGATGTCGGTGCTGGTAAGCACGACGGTCATTGAAGTGGGGGTGGATGTACCCAATGCCTCGCTGATGGTGATTGAACATGCCGAGCGTTTCGGCCTCAGCCAGCTGCACCAGTTGCGCGGGCGGGTAGGGCGGGGCGCTGCGGCATCGGCCTGTGTGCTGCTGTATTCCACCGGCGACGCCCCACGACTGGGCGAAGCAGCGCGGGAGCGGCTGAAGGCCATGGCCGAGACCAATGACGGATTTGAGATTGCCCGGCGAGACCTGGAGATCCGTGGCCCCGGTGAGTTTCTGGGCGCCCGCCAGAGCGGCGAGGCCATGCTGCGCTTTGCGGACCTGGCCACCGACACCGAGCTGCTGGACTGGGCCAAAGTCGAGGCCCCTATGCTGCTCGATACCTACCCGCACCTTGCGGCCAAGCACGTGGCCCGCTGGTTGGGTGGGAAAGCAGAATTTCTCAAGGCCTGA
- a CDS encoding Bug family tripartite tricarboxylate transporter substrate binding protein: MKKWIAPLTVVATLLGGAASAPSYAQTAAYPSKPIRLVIPFPPGGGTDILSRLVASKLTENFQWTVVPDNKAGAGGTIGIAEAIKAAPTGYDMVMGQKDNLVVAPWLYGNLPWDPTKDLVPVAHVAYTPVVIATAANSRFKTLADVVAAAKAAPDTITYGSPGNGTTIHLAGNLFEKAAKVDIRHIPYKGSNPALMDALAGNVDLLVSSVPSAIAQIKAGKLRALAVTSAARSTSLPDVPTVAESGYKDFDVSTWYGLFMPAGTPANVVTLMNSKVNELLAKPEFKEAIHAQGAEPQAMKPEQFGNLLKADYAKWKGIVQASGAKVE; the protein is encoded by the coding sequence ATGAAAAAATGGATTGCACCGCTGACCGTCGTGGCCACCCTGCTAGGCGGCGCTGCCAGCGCCCCCAGCTACGCCCAAACCGCTGCGTACCCTTCCAAGCCTATCCGGCTGGTCATCCCCTTCCCGCCCGGAGGCGGCACCGACATCCTGTCCCGCCTGGTCGCCAGCAAGCTGACCGAAAACTTCCAGTGGACCGTAGTGCCCGACAACAAGGCGGGTGCCGGCGGCACTATCGGCATTGCCGAAGCCATCAAGGCGGCACCCACAGGGTATGACATGGTTATGGGCCAGAAAGACAACCTGGTCGTGGCCCCTTGGCTGTACGGCAACCTGCCCTGGGACCCGACCAAAGACCTGGTACCCGTGGCCCACGTGGCCTATACCCCCGTAGTGATCGCAACGGCAGCCAACTCCAGGTTCAAGACACTGGCCGATGTGGTGGCAGCCGCCAAAGCAGCGCCCGACACCATCACCTACGGCTCGCCCGGCAACGGCACCACCATTCACCTTGCCGGCAACCTGTTCGAAAAGGCCGCCAAGGTCGACATCCGCCACATCCCCTACAAAGGCTCCAACCCTGCACTGATGGACGCGCTGGCAGGTAATGTGGATTTGTTGGTGTCCTCTGTGCCATCCGCAATCGCCCAGATCAAGGCAGGCAAACTGCGCGCACTGGCGGTGACGTCTGCGGCCCGCAGCACCTCGCTGCCCGATGTGCCTACCGTGGCCGAGTCGGGCTACAAGGACTTTGATGTGAGCACCTGGTACGGCCTCTTCATGCCGGCCGGCACACCTGCCAATGTGGTCACGCTGATGAACAGCAAGGTCAACGAGCTGCTGGCCAAGCCTGAATTCAAAGAAGCCATCCACGCCCAAGGAGCGGAGCCTCAGGCCATGAAGCCCGAGCAATTCGGCAACCTGCTGAAAGCCGACTACGCCAAGTGGAAGGGCATCGTGCAGGCATCGGGCGCCAAAGTGGAGTAA
- the queA gene encoding tRNA preQ1(34) S-adenosylmethionine ribosyltransferase-isomerase QueA encodes MSLPSPDAQRVFTLSDFDFELPEALIAQHPAAERSASRLLDGTGDVSVDRIFKDLPGLLRAGDLLVFNDTKVINARLYGEKSTGGKVELLIERVLGGNQVAAHMRVSKKPEVGATIKMTCAPGQEDGLSATLLGRWPNVDGPIYRFVLSNDRGDDPYTLMERHGHVPLPPYITHSDSPEDVQRYQTVFAKNPGAVAAPTAALHFDEGVFAQLDAMGVERAHVTLHVGAGTFQPVKTENIAEHQMHSEWYNVPLETQEAIAACKARGGRIVAVGTTSVRTLESWAKTGVSSGDTNIFITPGFDFKLVDVLVTNFHLPKSSLMMLVSAFTGYDYVMGLYRDAIARGYRFFSYGDSMLLTRRPG; translated from the coding sequence ATGTCTTTGCCTTCCCCTGACGCGCAACGCGTCTTCACCCTCAGCGATTTCGATTTTGAGCTTCCCGAAGCGCTGATTGCCCAACACCCCGCCGCAGAACGCAGTGCCTCCCGCCTTCTGGACGGCACAGGCGATGTGTCTGTAGACCGCATCTTCAAAGACTTGCCCGGCCTGCTGCGTGCAGGTGACTTGCTGGTGTTCAACGACACCAAGGTCATCAATGCCCGGCTCTATGGGGAAAAGTCCACCGGCGGCAAGGTGGAGCTGCTGATTGAGCGCGTGCTGGGCGGCAACCAGGTGGCTGCCCACATGCGCGTCAGCAAAAAACCTGAGGTGGGCGCCACCATCAAGATGACCTGTGCCCCCGGCCAGGAAGACGGCCTCAGCGCCACCCTGCTGGGCCGCTGGCCCAACGTGGACGGGCCCATCTACCGTTTTGTGCTCAGCAACGACCGCGGCGACGACCCCTACACCCTGATGGAGCGCCACGGCCATGTGCCCCTGCCGCCCTACATCACCCACAGCGACTCACCGGAGGATGTGCAACGCTACCAGACGGTGTTTGCCAAGAACCCCGGCGCTGTGGCCGCTCCGACCGCCGCCTTGCATTTTGACGAAGGGGTGTTTGCCCAGTTAGACGCCATGGGCGTGGAGCGCGCGCACGTGACGCTGCACGTGGGCGCAGGCACTTTTCAGCCGGTCAAGACCGAGAACATCGCCGAGCACCAGATGCACAGCGAGTGGTACAACGTGCCGCTGGAGACTCAAGAAGCCATTGCTGCTTGCAAGGCACGGGGCGGGCGCATCGTCGCGGTGGGCACCACCAGTGTGCGCACCCTGGAGAGCTGGGCCAAAACAGGTGTATCCAGTGGCGACACCAACATCTTCATCACGCCCGGTTTTGACTTCAAGCTGGTTGATGTACTGGTGACCAACTTCCACCTGCCCAAAAGCAGCCTCATGATGCTGGTGAGCGCCTTCACGGGTTACGACTATGTGATGGGCCTGTACCGCGACGCCATCGCCAGAGGCTACCGCTTCTTCAGCTATGGCGACTCCATGCTGCTGACTCGCCGCCCTGGCTGA
- the tgt gene encoding tRNA guanosine(34) transglycosylase Tgt: MLKFDLLTNDPASADGSYLGSHARRGRLTLNHGVVETPIFMPVGTYGTVKGVMPRSLHDMNAQIILGNTFHLWMRPGLDVVQKFGGLHQFEKWDKPILTDSGGFQVWSLGEMRKISEEGVKFASPVNGDKLFLTPEISMQIQTTLNSDIVMQFDECTPYLSVEPKTKGQITTEREARSSMELSLRWAKRCQDEFARLNNPNALFGIVQGGMFEHLRDESLAGLEALDFPGIAVGGLSVGEPKDDMMRVLKHIGPKLPKHKPHYLMGVGTPEDLIAGVQNGIDMFDCVMPTRNARNGTLFSRYGDLKIRNARHKSDEQPLDVTCTCYACAGSSGLSWANGGREGFSRAYLHHLDRCGEMLGPMLASVHNLHYYLNLMQEVRDALDAGRFGAFVQQFHADRARGV; the protein is encoded by the coding sequence ATGCTGAAATTTGATTTGCTTACAAACGACCCCGCCAGTGCCGATGGCAGCTACCTGGGCAGTCACGCCCGCCGCGGGCGCCTCACGCTGAACCACGGCGTGGTCGAAACCCCCATCTTCATGCCCGTGGGCACCTACGGCACCGTCAAGGGCGTGATGCCGCGCAGCCTGCATGACATGAATGCCCAGATCATTCTGGGCAACACCTTCCATCTGTGGATGCGTCCCGGCCTGGACGTGGTGCAAAAGTTCGGCGGCCTCCACCAGTTCGAAAAATGGGACAAGCCCATCCTCACCGACAGCGGCGGCTTTCAGGTCTGGAGCCTCGGTGAAATGCGCAAGATTTCCGAAGAAGGCGTGAAGTTCGCTTCTCCTGTGAACGGCGACAAGCTGTTCCTGACGCCCGAGATCAGCATGCAGATCCAGACCACGCTGAACTCCGACATCGTGATGCAGTTCGACGAGTGCACGCCCTATTTGTCGGTGGAGCCCAAAACCAAAGGCCAGATCACCACCGAGCGCGAGGCCCGCAGCTCCATGGAGTTGAGTTTGAGGTGGGCCAAGCGCTGCCAGGACGAGTTCGCCCGGCTGAACAACCCCAACGCGCTCTTCGGCATCGTGCAGGGTGGCATGTTTGAGCACCTGCGTGACGAATCGCTGGCGGGACTGGAAGCGCTGGACTTCCCCGGCATTGCCGTGGGTGGCCTGTCGGTGGGCGAGCCCAAGGACGACATGATGCGCGTCCTGAAGCACATCGGCCCCAAGCTGCCCAAGCACAAGCCCCACTACCTGATGGGCGTGGGCACGCCAGAAGACCTGATTGCCGGCGTCCAAAACGGCATCGACATGTTCGACTGCGTGATGCCCACCCGTAACGCGCGCAACGGCACCCTGTTCAGCCGCTATGGCGACCTGAAGATCCGCAACGCCCGCCACAAGAGCGACGAGCAGCCACTGGACGTGACCTGCACCTGCTACGCCTGTGCCGGTTCGTCAGGGCTGTCATGGGCCAACGGCGGACGCGAAGGCTTCTCCAGAGCCTACCTGCACCACTTGGACCGCTGCGGCGAAATGCTGGGCCCCATGCTGGCCAGCGTGCACAACCTGCACTACTACCTGAACCTGATGCAGGAAGTGCGCGACGCGCTGGACGCAGGCCGCTTTGGCGCATTCGTGCAGCAGTTCCACGCCGACCGGGCACGCGGGGTGTAA
- a CDS encoding methyl-accepting chemotaxis protein, translated as MNLNRLGIRARITLGLAIILALAILSAANSLYRNVSVKFESGEVATSWIPAIENLGNMKGYVADHYLLVSDRVGGRDLEDAAAFKKRLKENGEALTKATEVYAATLLTYEAGDPQADAEKALFADYQAKRDTYFKVVSVGLDAVEGAGGAEEMLTLARKDFAEKAPAAFHQAYAAMEKILKFNLDGTANAALKVKDTVASAERAMLGALLVIVVVGLALIWIIPTSVIQPVRQAMELAGRIADGDLSGQVLTKGSDELGRLLSSLEQMQSKLAHVVSRVREGSESVATASAEIAQGNNDLSARTEQQASALEETAASMEELGSTVKQNADSARQANQLAMNASTVAIQGGEVVGQVVETMKGINESSRRIADIISVIDGIAFQTNILALNAAVEAARAGEQGRGFAVVASEVRSLAGRSAEAAKEIKTLINASVERVEQGSSLVDKAGETMTEVVSSIRRVTDIMGEISAASSEQSAGVSQVGEAVTQMDQATQQNAALVEEMAAAASSLKSQAHDLVQVVATFKL; from the coding sequence ATGAACCTGAACCGTCTGGGCATTCGCGCACGCATCACCTTGGGCCTGGCCATCATTCTGGCGCTGGCCATTCTGAGCGCGGCCAACTCGCTCTACCGCAATGTGTCGGTGAAGTTTGAGTCGGGCGAAGTAGCCACCTCCTGGATTCCGGCCATTGAGAACCTCGGCAATATGAAGGGCTACGTGGCAGACCACTACCTGCTGGTCAGCGACCGTGTGGGTGGGCGTGATCTGGAAGACGCAGCCGCCTTCAAAAAGCGCTTGAAAGAGAACGGCGAAGCTTTGACCAAGGCCACCGAGGTGTATGCCGCGACTCTGCTTACGTACGAGGCTGGAGACCCTCAGGCGGATGCGGAAAAAGCGCTTTTTGCGGACTACCAGGCCAAGCGTGACACGTATTTCAAGGTGGTCAGCGTGGGACTGGATGCGGTGGAGGGTGCTGGCGGCGCGGAAGAAATGCTGACTTTGGCGCGCAAAGACTTTGCCGAAAAAGCACCAGCGGCATTCCATCAGGCCTACGCGGCGATGGAGAAAATCCTCAAGTTCAACCTGGACGGCACCGCCAATGCGGCCCTCAAGGTGAAAGATACAGTGGCATCGGCAGAGCGCGCGATGTTGGGCGCCCTGTTGGTTATTGTGGTCGTGGGCTTGGCGCTCATTTGGATTATTCCCACCAGCGTGATCCAGCCGGTACGTCAGGCCATGGAACTCGCCGGCCGCATTGCCGATGGCGACTTGAGCGGCCAGGTGTTGACCAAAGGCTCGGACGAGCTGGGGCGGTTGTTGAGCAGTCTGGAGCAAATGCAGTCCAAGCTGGCTCATGTGGTGTCCCGCGTTCGGGAAGGCTCCGAATCCGTCGCCACCGCCAGCGCCGAAATCGCCCAAGGCAACAACGACCTCTCCGCCCGCACCGAACAACAAGCCAGCGCTCTGGAAGAAACCGCAGCGTCCATGGAAGAACTCGGCTCCACCGTCAAACAAAACGCCGACTCCGCCCGCCAGGCCAATCAGCTGGCCATGAATGCCTCTACCGTGGCTATTCAAGGTGGAGAAGTCGTCGGCCAGGTCGTGGAGACCATGAAAGGCATCAATGAGTCCAGCCGAAGAATTGCAGACATCATCAGCGTCATTGACGGCATTGCCTTCCAGACCAACATCCTGGCCCTGAATGCAGCCGTAGAAGCCGCTAGAGCAGGAGAACAAGGCCGGGGCTTTGCCGTGGTGGCATCCGAAGTCCGTAGCTTGGCAGGACGCAGTGCCGAAGCCGCCAAAGAAATCAAAACCCTGATCAACGCCAGCGTAGAGCGGGTAGAGCAAGGCAGTAGTCTGGTAGACAAAGCTGGTGAAACCATGACCGAAGTGGTCAGCAGCATCCGGCGGGTGACAGACATCATGGGAGAAATCAGTGCCGCCAGCTCAGAACAGAGTGCCGGAGTCTCTCAGGTTGGAGAAGCAGTCACCCAGATGGACCAGGCTACCCAGCAGAACGCCGCCCTGGTGGAAGAGATGGCAGCGGCTGCCAGCAGCCTGAAGAGTCAGGCCCATGATCTGGTGCAGGTGGTGGCAACCTTCAAGCTGTGA
- a CDS encoding methyl-accepting chemotaxis protein, producing MGNLKISTRLYAGFSLLIAVMVGIVSVAFVEMNSLRAASNEIATNALPSVQETNRLNTLISDFRILEMQHALSIEEGAKQDLEKRLDKTQEAIKEARARYEPLISSPEERAGYEEFNKYRKLYLDLHKDIKDYSRRNDAVGAAMLLESESKAMFERSGAALEKLIDMNRKGADESAAQAERAYHTGRNVLLGSLVAAVLLAVFAATYITRSITKPLDDALTVATSVAAGDLTGRIESQSNDEVGKLLQAMRGMQESLVRVVSQVRNGSDSVSNASAEIAQGNNDLSARTEQQASALEETAASMEELNSAVKQNADNARQANQLAMNASTVAVQGGEVVGEVVNTMKGINEASRKISDIISVIDGIAFQTNILALNAAVEAARAGEQGRGFAVVATEVRSLAGRSAEAAKEIKSLINASVERVEQGTALVDKAGETMTEVVSSIRRVTDIMGEISAASNEQSAGVAQVGEAVASMDQTTQQNAALVEEMAAAASSLKSQAQDLVQVVSVFKLTAGQEPSKAAAPVLTASVPKAISKPAAAPAAKPAASLPPATKAPAPSPASKVASLPKPAPRVTPAGGDDDWETF from the coding sequence ATGGGTAACTTGAAAATCAGCACTCGCCTGTACGCAGGCTTCTCCTTACTGATCGCTGTCATGGTGGGGATCGTGTCGGTGGCATTCGTGGAAATGAATTCTTTACGTGCAGCCTCCAACGAGATTGCAACAAATGCTTTGCCGAGTGTGCAGGAAACAAACAGGCTCAATACGCTGATTTCTGATTTCCGTATTCTCGAAATGCAACATGCGCTGTCGATTGAGGAGGGTGCCAAGCAAGATTTGGAAAAGCGGCTGGACAAGACCCAGGAAGCCATCAAGGAAGCGAGAGCGCGTTACGAGCCTCTGATCAGCAGCCCCGAAGAGCGGGCAGGGTACGAGGAGTTCAACAAATACCGCAAGCTCTACCTCGACTTGCACAAAGACATCAAGGACTATTCGCGCCGTAATGACGCTGTTGGCGCTGCCATGCTCCTGGAATCCGAATCCAAGGCCATGTTTGAGCGCTCGGGCGCGGCACTTGAAAAGCTGATTGACATGAACCGAAAAGGTGCCGATGAGTCTGCAGCTCAAGCGGAGCGGGCGTATCACACTGGGCGCAATGTGTTGCTGGGCTCTTTGGTCGCGGCTGTGCTGCTCGCGGTATTCGCTGCTACTTACATCACCCGCTCCATCACCAAACCTCTGGACGACGCATTGACAGTGGCTACCAGTGTGGCGGCAGGTGATTTGACAGGCCGCATTGAAAGCCAGAGCAACGATGAGGTGGGCAAGCTCTTGCAGGCCATGCGGGGCATGCAGGAGAGCTTGGTCCGGGTCGTATCGCAAGTGCGAAACGGGTCTGACAGTGTGTCCAACGCCAGCGCTGAAATTGCCCAGGGCAACAATGACCTGAGTGCCCGCACCGAACAACAAGCCAGCGCTCTGGAAGAAACCGCGGCCAGCATGGAAGAGCTGAACTCCGCCGTGAAGCAGAACGCGGACAACGCCCGCCAAGCCAACCAATTGGCCATGAATGCCTCCACGGTCGCGGTGCAGGGCGGCGAAGTGGTGGGTGAAGTGGTAAACACCATGAAAGGCATCAACGAGGCGAGCCGCAAGATCAGCGACATCATCAGCGTGATCGATGGCATCGCCTTCCAAACCAATATTCTGGCCTTGAATGCAGCGGTGGAAGCCGCACGTGCCGGGGAGCAGGGCCGTGGCTTTGCGGTGGTAGCCACTGAGGTCCGCTCACTCGCAGGCCGCAGCGCTGAAGCTGCCAAAGAAATCAAGAGCCTGATCAACGCCAGCGTAGAGCGCGTGGAGCAGGGCACTGCTTTGGTCGACAAGGCCGGTGAAACCATGACCGAAGTGGTCAGCAGCATCCGCCGGGTGACTGACATCATGGGCGAAATCAGCGCGGCCAGCAACGAGCAAAGTGCCGGTGTGGCGCAGGTGGGTGAGGCGGTCGCCTCTATGGACCAGACCACCCAGCAAAACGCTGCTCTGGTGGAAGAAATGGCCGCCGCAGCCAGCAGCCTGAAGAGCCAGGCCCAAGACCTGGTGCAAGTGGTGTCGGTCTTCAAACTCACGGCCGGTCAGGAGCCCAGCAAGGCGGCTGCACCCGTCCTGACAGCGTCGGTGCCCAAAGCCATCAGCAAGCCTGCGGCCGCCCCGGCTGCAAAGCCTGCCGCTTCATTACCTCCGGCCACCAAAGCGCCGGCTCCGTCCCCTGCCTCCAAGGTGGCCTCGCTTCCCAAGCCGGCACCGCGGGTAACGCCAGCAGGCGGGGACGATGACTGGGAAACCTTTTGA
- a CDS encoding FIST signal transduction protein has translation MRMFPYAHATHPQWQMAAALVLAQLRAQMALADYAANPTLALLYVTDHYAAHAKDILEHLSGELPLVTDWSGTVGVGIASNNVEYFDEPAMAVMLMDVPSDQYRVFSGVAPLGLGFEAHTALVHADGSTIELAELVREMAGRTSAGYLFGGLTSSRGDSVQFAVAADGNLSGHGSASGVFSGGLSGVAFSEDVALVSRVTQGCSPVSKARTVTDADHNVVVTLDGEPALDVMLRDLQISLDQPQEALEVVRATLVALAEPAQDKAPGMVRNTGNLGSEVTVRHIIGLDPGRRGIAVAEVVEPGAQLALCKRNREAARADLVRICAEIREELEPQELSLELAVALQPDEAQAAPHPARRIAGAVYVSCSGRGGPHFGSASAEMQIVRRALGDVPLVGFFAAGEIAADHVYGYTGVLTVFTE, from the coding sequence ATGCGAATGTTTCCTTATGCCCATGCCACGCATCCGCAGTGGCAGATGGCTGCTGCTTTGGTGCTCGCGCAGCTGCGGGCTCAAATGGCCTTGGCTGACTATGCGGCCAACCCGACGCTGGCATTGCTGTATGTCACGGACCATTACGCCGCGCATGCCAAAGACATCCTGGAGCACCTGAGTGGCGAGCTGCCCTTGGTTACCGATTGGTCCGGCACCGTGGGGGTGGGAATTGCGAGCAACAACGTGGAATATTTCGACGAGCCCGCCATGGCCGTGATGCTGATGGATGTGCCGTCTGACCAGTACCGGGTGTTTTCAGGGGTAGCGCCTTTGGGCCTGGGCTTTGAGGCCCACACAGCACTGGTGCATGCCGATGGCAGCACGATTGAGTTGGCAGAGCTGGTCCGCGAGATGGCCGGGCGCACCAGTGCAGGCTACCTGTTCGGGGGGCTCACCAGCAGTCGTGGCGACAGCGTGCAGTTTGCCGTGGCGGCAGACGGCAACCTGAGTGGGCATGGGTCCGCTAGCGGCGTGTTTTCGGGTGGCTTGAGCGGGGTTGCTTTCTCGGAAGACGTGGCTTTGGTGTCGCGTGTCACACAAGGTTGCAGCCCGGTATCCAAGGCGCGCACGGTGACCGATGCTGACCACAACGTGGTGGTAACGCTGGACGGAGAGCCTGCGCTGGACGTCATGCTGCGCGACCTCCAAATTTCGCTTGACCAGCCCCAGGAGGCTCTGGAGGTGGTTCGTGCCACCTTGGTGGCATTGGCGGAGCCTGCGCAGGACAAAGCCCCGGGCATGGTGCGCAACACCGGGAATCTGGGCAGCGAGGTGACGGTGCGCCACATCATCGGGCTGGACCCGGGGCGCCGCGGTATTGCCGTGGCCGAGGTGGTGGAGCCCGGTGCGCAGTTGGCCCTCTGCAAGCGCAACCGGGAGGCTGCCAGAGCCGATCTGGTGCGCATTTGTGCCGAAATCCGCGAAGAACTGGAGCCCCAGGAGCTGAGCCTTGAATTGGCGGTCGCCCTGCAGCCCGATGAGGCTCAGGCTGCCCCGCACCCCGCTCGGCGCATTGCCGGCGCGGTGTATGTGAGCTGCTCGGGCCGTGGTGGCCCTCACTTTGGCAGCGCAAGTGCCGAAATGCAGATAGTGCGCCGCGCTTTGGGCGATGTGCCGCTGGTCGGGTTTTTTGCCGCCGGGGAGATTGCGGCCGACCACGTCTATGGGTATACGGGTGTTTTAACTGTTTTTACTGAATAA